In the Hordeum vulgare subsp. vulgare chromosome 7H, MorexV3_pseudomolecules_assembly, whole genome shotgun sequence genome, one interval contains:
- the LOC123412501 gene encoding amidase 1-like produces the protein MPTTSARQPLRPRPVMDKMAYSINGENAHYGTPNNPCAPGRVPGGCAVAVAASLADFALGTNTGGSVRVPAAYCGIFGLRPSHGVVSAENIVPMVQMFDTVGWFARDLATLPRVSDVLLPPVSTDTADAELRQPSRVIIPADCFRILGSSDDDHTYEILNACAAKVFGGRQASLS, from the exons ATGCCTACAACCTCCGCTCGCCAACCCCTGCGCCCCCGGCCGGTGATGGACAAGATGGCCTACAGCATCAACGGCGAGAACGCGCACTACGGCACCCCGAACAACCCCTGCGCCCCCGGCCGCGTCCCCGGCGGCTGCGCCGTTGCCGTCGCCGCTAGCCTCGCCGACTTCGCCCTCGGCACCAACACCGGCGGCAGTGTCAGGGTGCCCGCCGCATACTGCGGCATCTTCGGCCTCCGCCCCTCCCACGGAGTGGTCTCCGCCGAGAACATCGTCCCCATGGTGCAGATGTTCGACACTGTCG GATGGTTTGCCAGAGATCTAGCTACATTGCCCCGTGTGAGCGACGTGTTGCTGCCGCCGGTCTCAACCGACACCGCCGATGCCGAGCTGCGACAACCGAGCCGTGTCATAATTCCTGCTGACTGTTTCAGGATCTTGGGCTCCTCTGATGACGACCACACCTACGAGATCCTCAATGCTTGTGCGGCCAAAGTATTCGGCG